From a region of the Streptomyces sp. B21-083 genome:
- a CDS encoding M23 family metallopeptidase, which yields MTAPAPASDAATAQYASYGTEEVPFGDFTTYDPTFANGLDADLGTGTTTGNFETDPLFGNMPGGDTTGSYDNSQWSTGSHHTLNYDAYAAQHHAAYDTGAYDTTTWAPGYQQLAEIPAQSPPPGSETNGWGSPLWEQDAGSWTPPEQTGTADQTQQWEWGTQVSDTGVYDATQWNSDSGPDNTPAPSAEYHHEHEYDQQATAMFEQLTDMADVPEYDLHALAHDESDLVTDGELPAEAPLLDGQEEFAPGMAPGAGRAASRTAARDAGRSRRRTPAKRSALLTIAVPSACVMGVAGIAAASVGGLNGDETQNTTASAPDGVAVKPSTANNKLDSQLESLSAGADDFADRASRTQERIDLKAQQVADKKAAAAEAARKERLRPKYALPVAQRGLSAYFGQAGINWMSVHTGIDFPVSYGTTVMAATDGTVRTQWNSAYGNMLILTDKDGTETWYCHLSSYQVASGTTVKAGDPIAYSGNSGNSTGPHLHFEVRPAGGSAIDPLPWLRSHGLDPT from the coding sequence ATGACCGCCCCGGCTCCGGCTTCCGATGCCGCGACGGCTCAGTACGCGTCGTACGGCACAGAGGAAGTCCCTTTTGGTGACTTCACCACGTACGACCCCACCTTCGCCAACGGTTTGGACGCGGACTTGGGCACGGGTACCACCACGGGAAATTTCGAAACCGACCCGCTCTTCGGCAATATGCCGGGCGGCGACACCACCGGTTCCTACGACAACTCCCAGTGGTCCACCGGCAGTCACCACACCCTGAACTACGACGCGTACGCGGCCCAGCACCACGCCGCCTACGACACCGGGGCGTACGACACCACCACCTGGGCGCCCGGCTACCAGCAACTCGCCGAAATCCCCGCGCAGTCACCGCCCCCGGGCAGCGAGACCAACGGCTGGGGGTCCCCCCTCTGGGAGCAGGACGCCGGCAGCTGGACCCCGCCCGAGCAGACCGGCACGGCCGACCAGACCCAGCAGTGGGAATGGGGCACGCAGGTCTCCGACACCGGTGTGTACGACGCCACGCAGTGGAACTCGGACAGCGGCCCGGACAACACGCCCGCCCCGTCCGCCGAGTACCACCATGAGCACGAGTACGACCAGCAGGCCACCGCGATGTTCGAGCAGCTCACGGACATGGCGGACGTACCGGAGTACGACCTTCACGCGCTCGCCCACGACGAGTCGGACCTCGTCACCGACGGCGAACTCCCCGCCGAGGCCCCGCTGCTCGACGGGCAGGAAGAGTTCGCCCCGGGCATGGCGCCCGGAGCCGGGCGCGCGGCGTCCCGTACGGCGGCGCGCGACGCGGGCCGGTCCCGACGTCGCACCCCGGCCAAACGTTCCGCTCTGCTGACCATCGCCGTCCCGTCCGCCTGTGTGATGGGGGTCGCGGGTATCGCCGCCGCCTCCGTGGGCGGGCTGAACGGTGACGAGACGCAGAACACGACGGCATCGGCGCCCGACGGTGTCGCCGTGAAGCCGTCCACCGCGAACAACAAGCTGGACTCCCAGCTGGAGAGCCTCTCCGCGGGCGCCGACGACTTCGCCGACCGGGCCAGCCGGACGCAGGAACGTATCGACCTCAAGGCCCAGCAGGTCGCCGACAAGAAGGCAGCGGCGGCGGAGGCGGCCCGCAAGGAGCGACTGCGCCCCAAGTACGCCCTTCCGGTCGCACAGCGCGGCCTCAGCGCCTACTTCGGCCAGGCCGGCATCAACTGGATGTCCGTGCACACGGGCATCGACTTCCCGGTCTCGTACGGCACGACGGTGATGGCCGCGACCGACGGCACCGTCCGGACCCAGTGGAACAGCGCCTACGGCAACATGCTGATCCTGACCGACAAGGACGGCACGGAGACGTGGTACTGCCACCTCTCCAGCTACCAGGTCGCGTCCGGTACGACCGTCAAGGCCGGCGACCCCATCGCGTACTCCGGGAACTCCGGCAACTCGACCGGGCCGCACCTGCACTTCGAGGTTCGGCCCGCCGGCGGCTCGGCGATCGACCCGCTCCCGTGGCTGCGCAGCCACGGCCTCGACCCGACGTAG
- a CDS encoding C40 family peptidase has protein sequence MASSHRKSRPTGTRVAGIRTPAFATAALTASVALLTQTANAAPTEPTTPPAPSADDKPSVEEVEAQVDDLYHQAESAADVYNAAKERAAKQQGRVDTLMDDMARRTQKLNDAREELGSFAAAQYRTGSVAPGTATFLLADDPQDYFDQNQLMDRLTARQKDTVDEYITQRAETTRQRQEAAASLDALTESQDELQTTKTAVQTKLVEARRLLSRLTAEEKLRLAAIEREKQADARRQAQELARQQQDAEQRRQQDAAAAAQQSPGTTASAPSTPGVPDPSYAGKAEKALTFARAQVGKPYVWGATGPDSYDCSSLTQAAWRAAGVSLPRTTYDQVNAGTTVSLSDIQPGDLVFFYEGISHVGLYIGNGMMIHAPKPGAYVREESIFYDGESAIHSVVRPA, from the coding sequence TTGGCGTCGTCGCACCGCAAGTCGCGTCCTACGGGAACGCGCGTAGCAGGCATACGGACCCCGGCCTTCGCCACGGCGGCCCTGACCGCTTCCGTCGCCCTGCTGACCCAGACCGCCAACGCCGCGCCCACGGAGCCCACCACTCCCCCGGCGCCCTCGGCCGACGACAAGCCGAGCGTGGAGGAGGTCGAGGCGCAGGTCGACGACCTCTACCACCAGGCCGAGTCGGCCGCCGACGTGTACAACGCCGCCAAGGAGAGAGCCGCCAAGCAGCAGGGTCGCGTCGACACCTTGATGGACGACATGGCCCGGCGCACCCAGAAGCTCAACGACGCGCGCGAGGAGCTGGGTTCCTTCGCCGCGGCCCAGTACCGCACGGGATCCGTCGCCCCCGGAACGGCGACGTTCCTGCTCGCGGACGACCCGCAGGACTACTTTGACCAGAACCAGTTGATGGACCGCCTGACCGCCCGCCAGAAGGACACGGTCGACGAGTACATCACCCAGCGGGCCGAGACGACGCGGCAGCGCCAGGAGGCCGCCGCGAGTCTCGACGCGCTCACGGAGTCCCAGGACGAGCTGCAGACGACCAAGACGGCCGTGCAGACGAAGCTGGTGGAGGCCCGCCGGCTGCTCTCCCGCCTCACCGCCGAGGAGAAACTGCGGCTCGCGGCGATCGAACGCGAGAAGCAGGCGGACGCCCGCCGCCAGGCGCAGGAACTCGCCCGGCAGCAGCAGGACGCGGAGCAGCGACGTCAGCAGGACGCGGCAGCGGCGGCACAGCAGTCGCCGGGCACCACCGCCTCGGCCCCCTCCACACCGGGGGTCCCCGACCCCTCGTACGCCGGTAAGGCCGAGAAGGCCCTCACCTTCGCACGCGCACAGGTCGGCAAGCCGTATGTCTGGGGTGCGACAGGGCCAGATTCATACGACTGTTCGAGTCTTACCCAGGCCGCTTGGCGGGCCGCCGGAGTCAGCCTTCCACGCACCACCTACGACCAGGTGAACGCGGGCACCACCGTCTCGCTCTCCGACATCCAACCCGGTGACCTGGTCTTCTTCTACGAAGGCATCAGCCATGTCGGCCTGTACATCGGCAACGGCATGATGATCCACGCACCGAAGCCGGGTGCCTACGTCCGTGAGGAATCGATCTTCTACGACGGTGAGTCGGCGATCCACAGCGTGGTGCGCCCGGCCTGA
- the pcrA gene encoding DNA helicase PcrA — protein MSSLFDDSFLADLQGPRAHAEEPPPPPEDEHAPETVPDDLFGGKFDAPPDRDAYYRDGAPRPLVDPAALLDGLNENQRAAVVHADTPLLIVAGAGSGKTRVLTHRIAYLLGERSVHPGQILAITFTNKAAGEMKERVEQLVGPRANAMWVMTFHSACVRILRRESKRLGFTSSFSIYDAADSKRLMALVCRDLDLDPKRFPPKSFSAKISNLKNELIDEEDFAAQASDGFEKTLAQAYAMYQSRLREANALDFDDLIMTTVNLLRAFPDVAEHYRRRFRHVLVDEYQDTNHAQYALVRELVGTSEHPVDVPPSEHDLPPAELCVVGDADQSIYAFRGATIRNILQFEEDYADATTIMLEQNYRSTQTILSAANAVIERNESRRPKNLWTNAGAGARITGYVADTEHDEAQFVAEEIDRLTDAGDAKAGDVAVFYRTNAQSRVFEEIFIRVGLPYKVVGGVRFYERKEVRDVLAYLRVLANPEDSVPLRRILNVPKRGIGDRAEAMIDALSQREKISFPQALKRVDEAYGMASRSTNAVKRFNTLMEDLRTIVESGAGPATVLEAVLERTGYLAELQASTDPQDETRIENLQELAAVALEFEQESGAAVEAGEADQPAEGDAPAPVGLPAFLERVALVADSDQIPDEDDDGSGVITLMTLHTAKGLEFPVVFLTGMEDGVFPHMRALGQAKELEEERRLAYVGITRARERLYLTRSSLRSAWGQPSYNPPSRFLEEIPAAHLEWKRTGAMAPATSSGPASGVASSLSSSRSRTAASGASGFATRRGGVEKPVVALAVGDRVTHDQFGLGTVVGVKGTGSNAEATVDFGEDKPKRLLLRYAPVEKL, from the coding sequence ATGAGCAGCCTCTTTGACGACAGCTTCCTGGCGGACCTCCAGGGCCCTCGGGCCCACGCGGAGGAACCCCCGCCACCGCCCGAGGACGAGCATGCGCCGGAGACCGTTCCGGACGATCTGTTCGGCGGGAAGTTCGACGCGCCGCCGGACCGGGACGCGTACTATCGCGACGGCGCCCCACGTCCTTTGGTGGACCCGGCCGCGCTCCTGGACGGGCTGAACGAGAACCAGCGCGCGGCCGTCGTGCACGCCGACACCCCCCTGCTCATCGTGGCGGGCGCCGGCTCCGGCAAGACACGTGTGCTCACGCACCGCATCGCGTATCTGCTCGGTGAGCGGAGCGTCCATCCCGGCCAGATCCTCGCGATCACCTTCACCAACAAGGCCGCCGGGGAGATGAAGGAACGCGTCGAGCAGCTCGTCGGCCCGCGCGCGAACGCGATGTGGGTGATGACCTTCCACAGCGCGTGCGTGCGGATCCTCCGGAGGGAGAGCAAGAGGCTCGGCTTCACCTCCTCCTTCTCGATCTACGACGCCGCCGACAGCAAGCGGCTGATGGCGCTCGTCTGCCGTGATCTGGACCTGGACCCCAAGCGCTTCCCGCCCAAGTCCTTCAGCGCGAAGATCTCCAACCTGAAGAACGAGCTGATCGACGAGGAGGACTTCGCCGCCCAGGCGAGCGACGGTTTCGAGAAGACCCTCGCTCAGGCGTACGCGATGTACCAGTCGCGGCTGCGTGAGGCCAACGCGCTCGACTTCGACGACCTGATCATGACGACGGTCAACCTGCTGCGCGCCTTCCCGGACGTCGCCGAGCACTACCGCCGCCGCTTCCGGCACGTCCTCGTCGACGAGTACCAGGACACCAACCACGCCCAGTACGCCCTCGTACGGGAACTCGTCGGCACCTCCGAGCACCCGGTGGACGTACCGCCCAGCGAGCACGATCTGCCTCCCGCCGAGCTGTGCGTCGTGGGTGACGCCGACCAGTCGATCTACGCCTTCCGGGGCGCGACGATCCGCAACATCCTCCAGTTCGAGGAGGACTACGCGGACGCGACGACGATCATGCTCGAACAGAACTACCGTTCCACGCAGACGATCCTGAGCGCCGCCAACGCGGTCATCGAGCGCAACGAGTCCCGCCGCCCCAAGAACCTGTGGACCAACGCGGGCGCGGGCGCGCGCATCACCGGTTATGTCGCCGACACCGAGCACGACGAGGCGCAGTTCGTCGCCGAGGAGATAGACCGACTGACGGACGCGGGCGACGCGAAGGCGGGTGACGTCGCCGTCTTCTACCGGACGAACGCGCAGTCGCGTGTCTTCGAGGAGATCTTCATCCGCGTCGGCCTGCCCTACAAGGTCGTCGGCGGTGTCCGCTTCTACGAGCGCAAGGAGGTCCGGGACGTCCTGGCCTACCTGCGCGTCCTCGCCAACCCGGAGGACTCGGTGCCGCTGCGCCGCATCCTCAACGTGCCCAAGCGCGGCATCGGCGACCGCGCGGAGGCGATGATCGACGCGCTGTCCCAGCGCGAGAAGATCAGCTTCCCGCAGGCGCTGAAGCGGGTGGACGAGGCCTATGGCATGGCCTCGCGGTCGACCAACGCCGTCAAGCGGTTCAACACGCTGATGGAGGACCTGAGGACGATCGTGGAGTCGGGCGCCGGCCCGGCGACCGTCCTCGAAGCGGTTCTCGAACGCACGGGCTACCTCGCCGAGTTGCAGGCGTCGACCGACCCGCAGGACGAGACCCGGATCGAGAACCTCCAGGAACTCGCAGCGGTGGCCCTGGAGTTCGAACAGGAGTCAGGAGCGGCCGTGGAGGCGGGGGAGGCCGACCAGCCCGCCGAGGGCGACGCGCCGGCCCCGGTCGGGCTCCCCGCGTTCCTGGAGCGGGTCGCCCTGGTCGCCGACTCCGACCAGATCCCCGACGAGGACGACGACGGCTCGGGCGTCATCACCCTGATGACCCTGCATACCGCCAAGGGCCTTGAGTTTCCTGTGGTGTTCCTGACCGGCATGGAGGACGGCGTCTTCCCGCACATGCGTGCCCTGGGCCAGGCCAAGGAACTGGAGGAGGAGCGACGGCTCGCGTACGTCGGCATCACGCGCGCGCGGGAACGCCTGTATCTGACGCGGTCGTCGCTGCGCAGCGCGTGGGGCCAGCCCTCGTACAACCCGCCCTCGCGTTTCCTGGAGGAGATCCCGGCCGCACATCTGGAGTGGAAGCGCACGGGCGCGATGGCTCCGGCGACGTCCTCGGGCCCGGCCTCCGGGGTGGCGTCCTCGCTGTCGTCCTCGCGCTCGCGCACCGCGGCCTCGGGTGCGTCCGGCTTCGCCACGCGCCGGGGCGGTGTCGAGAAGCCGGTGGTCGCGCTGGCCGTGGGGGACAGGGTCACGCACGACCAGTTCGGTCTGGGGACCGTGGTGGGTGTGAAGGGTACGGGCTCGAACGCCGAGGCGACCGTCGACTTCGGCGAGGACAAGCCGAAGCGACTGCTGCTGCGGTACGCGCCGGTGGAGAAGCTCTGA